From Candidatus Methylomirabilota bacterium, the proteins below share one genomic window:
- a CDS encoding aromatic-ring-hydroxylating dioxygenase subunit beta produces MAETDPLLVSLQPLVAQLNADYARAIDDDRLEDWPEFFAEQCLYSITSTDNQRQGYPGGLMYADSKGMLQDRVAALREANIYERQSYRHLVGLPALLGETDGVVRAETPFLVVRIMRDGRMDLFATGRYLDAIVEEAGALRFRERIVVCDSSRIDTLLALPL; encoded by the coding sequence GTGGCGGAGACCGATCCCCTTCTCGTCAGCCTCCAGCCCCTCGTCGCGCAGCTCAACGCCGACTACGCCCGCGCCATCGACGACGATCGCCTCGAGGACTGGCCCGAGTTCTTCGCCGAGCAGTGCCTGTACTCGATCACCTCGACCGACAACCAGCGCCAGGGATATCCCGGCGGCCTCATGTACGCCGACTCCAAGGGCATGCTGCAGGACCGCGTGGCCGCGCTCCGCGAGGCCAACATCTACGAGCGCCAGAGCTATCGCCACCTGGTCGGGCTGCCCGCGCTCCTCGGCGAGACGGACGGGGTGGTGCGGGCCGAGACACCTTTTCTCGTCGTGCGCATCATGCGCGATGGCCGCATGGATCTCTTCGCCACCGGCCGCTATCTCGACGCCATCGTCGAGGAAGCCGGGGCCCTGCGCTTCCGCGAGCGCATCGTGGTCTGCGACAGCAGCCGCATCGACACCCTCCTCGCCCTTCCTCTCTAG